From Vicingus serpentipes, the proteins below share one genomic window:
- a CDS encoding TonB-dependent receptor domain-containing protein: MTFIFFIFFFSIAFSQNKGRIAGSVKSTSNEALPYCSIYLSELNKSTQTNEKGEFSFENVEYGNYTISYFLLGYHKVQNKIELNESLKIIKVKLEVKSEQLKSFQLEGEKEGVGDVQRMRSIEGLTISQGKKNEVINLSEINANKATNQGRQIYSRVPGLNIWESDGAGIQLGIGGRGLNPSRTSNFNTRQNGYDISADALGYPESYYTPPTEAIKEIQLIRGAASLQFGTQFGGLLNFVLHDEPTTSGKAFEVTARQTIGSFDLNNTFLSVGFNSSNWKGYSYFQHKKGNDWRPNSNFEVFSGAVNVGKYLSEKTFVNIELTKMYYLARQPGGLTDKEFYTDPYQSKRGRNWFEVDWNLFAFNITHEFSSKTKIKTQFFGLSASRKALGTLGNISRPDRTYENRNLITGEFKNIGNETRFLQLYDVGKNSWAILLGARIYKGYNRSRQGDADSTDLPNFTFNEKQTQGSDYEFPSQNIAFFAEHIFRIGQKFSITPGVRYENIITNADGSYNDIVYDLAGNIVFDTTFFEEKTSKRSFVIGGIGLNFKASNKLDIYTNFSQNYKSINFSDMQIQNKNFKIDPNLRDETGFNFDLGFRGVIQNKLNYDISGFMLLYDNRIGEIDQVDEQTFIPYRYRTNVSKALIRGVESMVEVDLWKIFVSDSSDFSFRTFVNVAFTDARYTESQSSAFKDKNVEFVPALNFKTGLNISYKKFGLSYQYSFVDEQYSDATNAGKDSEGYLVFVPNAIIGVIPSYHVMDLSGKYDLGQLKFELGVNNLTNEVYFTRRATGYPGPGIIPSAIRNFYFTIQFKI, from the coding sequence TTGACATTTATTTTTTTTATTTTCTTTTTTAGTATAGCTTTTTCTCAAAATAAAGGTCGTATTGCTGGTAGCGTAAAATCAACTTCTAATGAAGCTTTGCCTTATTGTAGTATTTACCTTTCTGAATTAAATAAATCTACACAAACAAATGAGAAAGGAGAGTTTTCTTTTGAAAATGTTGAGTATGGAAATTATACAATTTCCTATTTTTTGTTAGGTTATCATAAAGTTCAAAATAAAATTGAACTTAACGAATCATTAAAAATCATTAAAGTTAAGTTAGAAGTTAAATCAGAACAGCTTAAATCTTTTCAATTGGAAGGAGAAAAAGAAGGTGTAGGAGATGTTCAACGTATGAGGTCTATTGAAGGCTTAACTATAAGTCAAGGTAAGAAAAATGAAGTAATTAATTTATCCGAAATAAATGCGAATAAAGCAACTAATCAAGGTCGTCAGATTTACTCAAGAGTACCTGGTTTAAATATATGGGAAAGTGATGGTGCTGGAATTCAATTAGGTATTGGAGGAAGAGGTTTGAATCCAAGCAGAACTTCTAATTTTAATACTAGACAAAATGGATATGATATTAGTGCCGATGCACTTGGTTATCCAGAAAGTTATTATACCCCACCAACAGAAGCTATAAAAGAAATTCAACTGATTAGAGGTGCTGCTTCGTTGCAATTTGGAACTCAATTTGGAGGTTTACTCAATTTTGTTTTGCATGATGAACCTACAACTTCTGGTAAAGCTTTTGAAGTTACTGCTCGTCAAACAATAGGTTCGTTTGATTTAAATAATACTTTTTTGAGTGTTGGTTTTAATTCGAGTAACTGGAAGGGGTATAGTTATTTTCAACATAAAAAAGGGAATGATTGGCGTCCTAATTCAAATTTCGAGGTTTTTTCTGGAGCGGTTAATGTTGGGAAATATTTATCTGAAAAAACATTTGTAAATATTGAGCTTACCAAAATGTATTATTTAGCTCGTCAACCTGGAGGATTAACAGATAAAGAATTTTATACAGACCCATATCAATCAAAAAGAGGGAGGAATTGGTTTGAAGTAGATTGGAATTTGTTTGCATTTAATATTACTCACGAATTTTCAAGTAAAACAAAAATAAAAACTCAATTTTTTGGTCTAAGTGCATCTCGAAAAGCTCTTGGTACTTTAGGTAATATAAGTCGTCCAGATAGGACTTATGAAAATCGTAATTTAATTACTGGTGAGTTTAAAAATATTGGAAATGAGACGCGCTTTTTGCAGTTGTATGATGTTGGTAAAAATTCCTGGGCAATTTTATTAGGAGCTAGAATTTACAAAGGATACAATAGAAGCAGACAAGGGGATGCTGATTCTACAGATCTACCTAATTTCACTTTTAATGAAAAGCAAACTCAGGGGTCTGATTATGAGTTTCCTAGTCAAAATATTGCTTTTTTTGCTGAACATATTTTTAGAATAGGTCAAAAGTTCAGTATTACTCCTGGGGTAAGATATGAAAATATCATAACTAATGCTGATGGAAGTTATAATGATATTGTTTATGATTTAGCTGGAAATATTGTTTTTGATACTACTTTTTTTGAAGAAAAAACTAGTAAACGATCATTTGTAATTGGAGGGATAGGATTGAATTTTAAAGCTTCAAATAAGCTAGATATTTACACCAATTTTTCTCAGAATTATAAAAGCATCAATTTTTCTGATATGCAAATTCAGAACAAAAACTTTAAAATCGATCCAAATTTAAGAGATGAAACAGGATTCAATTTTGATTTAGGCTTTAGAGGCGTTATTCAAAACAAGTTAAATTATGATATATCAGGATTTATGTTGTTATATGATAATCGTATTGGTGAAATAGATCAAGTAGATGAGCAAACTTTTATTCCTTATAGATATCGTACTAATGTTTCAAAAGCATTAATAAGAGGTGTAGAATCTATGGTTGAAGTAGATTTATGGAAAATATTTGTTTCAGACTCCAGTGATTTTTCATTTAGAACTTTTGTCAATGTAGCATTTACAGATGCTAGATATACTGAGTCTCAAAGCTCTGCTTTTAAAGATAAAAATGTGGAATTTGTACCAGCTTTAAACTTTAAAACAGGACTAAATATTTCTTACAAAAAATTTGGACTATCATATCAATATTCATTTGTAGATGAACAATATAGTGATGCAACAAATGCAGGAAAAGATTCTGAAGGCTACCTAGTGTTTGTTCCAAATGCAATAATTGGAGTTATTCCATCTTATCATGTTATGGACTTATCAGGTAAGTATGATTTAGGTCAATTAAAATTTGAGTTAGGAGTTAATAATTTAACTAACGAAGTTTATTTTACAAGAAGAGCAACAGGATATCCTGGACCAGGAATTATTCCTTCTGCAATCAGAAATTTTTATTTTACTATACAATTTAAAATATAA
- a CDS encoding sterol desaturase family protein, with amino-acid sequence MTINELFNQFNEIVKMPFSYLLSPDKRVFILYLFTSLLLAYIVYVKSGLKKSFLGYLFKKQIWIGKSAIIDYGFIFFNSLIKVFFIAPMLVYALYLTLFISEYLTSQFGISKLNWSVTTLLATYTLTIIVVNDFMSFIVHYLMHKIPFLWQFHKIHHSATVLNPFTQYRIHPVELIINNVRGIFVKGCLTGIFIYLANGQVSLITFLGINIFNFIFLAFGSNLRHSHVQFKYYNFLEYIFISPFQHQIHHSNKKEHYDKNMGSRFAIWDWIFGTLVRSEKVVQLRFGLGKSEDNNYDSFLKNLINPFINFLKYLK; translated from the coding sequence ATGACTATTAATGAATTATTTAATCAGTTCAACGAAATAGTTAAAATGCCATTTAGCTATTTATTAAGCCCTGATAAAAGAGTTTTTATTCTTTATCTATTTACCTCTTTACTTTTAGCATATATTGTTTATGTAAAGTCCGGTTTAAAAAAGTCTTTTTTAGGGTATTTGTTTAAAAAACAAATCTGGATTGGAAAGTCAGCTATCATTGATTATGGGTTTATATTTTTTAATAGTTTAATCAAGGTTTTTTTTATTGCACCTATGTTGGTGTACGCACTATATCTAACTCTTTTTATAAGTGAATACTTAACAAGTCAATTTGGAATTAGCAAATTAAATTGGTCCGTAACTACATTGTTGGCAACTTATACGCTAACTATTATTGTTGTTAACGATTTTATGAGTTTTATTGTACATTATCTAATGCACAAAATTCCTTTTTTATGGCAGTTTCATAAAATCCATCATTCTGCAACAGTTTTAAATCCATTTACGCAATATAGAATACATCCTGTTGAGTTAATTATTAATAATGTTAGGGGGATTTTTGTAAAAGGATGTTTAACGGGAATTTTTATTTATTTGGCAAATGGACAAGTTTCTTTAATTACTTTTTTAGGAATTAATATCTTTAATTTTATTTTTTTAGCTTTTGGCTCAAACCTCCGTCATTCTCATGTTCAATTCAAGTATTATAATTTTTTGGAATATATTTTTATTAGTCCCTTCCAACATCAAATACATCATAGTAATAAAAAAGAGCATTATGATAAGAATATGGGGTCTAGGTTTGCTATTTGGGATTGGATTTTTGGTACTTTAGTTCGATCCGAGAAGGTTGTTCAATTGCGCTTTGGTTTGGGAAAAAGTGAAGATAATAACTACGATTCCTTTCTCAAAAATTTAATTAATCCTTTTATTAATTTTTTAAAATACCTTAAATGA
- a CDS encoding imelysin family protein, with product MKNNLLINIVYVFLALILVSLFACKKENKVKFDDETISVDDYNRQLMLTNYTNSYILPAYSVYKTDLLELYNETQTFTATPTLSNLQQLRVKWKDALLVWQDVAFLEFGPAEYIALRSQTNVYPADTSLILNNINVGSYNLQSASNYSAKGFQSVDYLINGIGGNDQEIVDYFTSNTNAKTYLKDVVNELKTNADYVYSEWSNSYASTFIGNSSSNAQGSSVSDLVNALNLHFETYIRKGKIGLPSGVFNGFTQTPMPNHVEAMYIQESLPYVYRSLSSFHKFINGNSYITNMAGEGFDDYLIFINATSSGIGLETAINNQISSINDKLNLINDPLSNEVLTNNQAVKDVYQQMQMLVPKMKIELTDALGVLITYQDNDGD from the coding sequence ATGAAAAATAATCTATTAATAAATATTGTATATGTTTTTTTAGCGCTAATATTAGTTTCTCTTTTTGCATGTAAAAAAGAGAATAAAGTAAAGTTTGATGATGAAACTATTAGTGTTGATGATTATAATCGTCAATTGATGTTAACGAATTATACCAATTCTTATATTTTACCAGCCTATAGTGTTTATAAAACTGATTTGCTAGAGTTGTATAATGAAACACAAACTTTTACAGCAACTCCAACTTTATCTAATTTACAACAATTAAGAGTTAAATGGAAAGACGCGCTACTTGTATGGCAAGATGTAGCTTTTTTAGAATTTGGTCCAGCTGAATATATTGCATTAAGAAGTCAAACCAATGTTTACCCTGCTGATACATCCTTGATTTTGAATAATATTAATGTTGGGTCTTATAATTTACAATCAGCTTCTAATTATTCAGCTAAAGGTTTTCAAAGTGTTGACTACTTAATAAATGGAATTGGTGGAAATGATCAAGAAATAGTTGATTATTTTACTTCTAACACAAATGCAAAAACATATTTAAAAGATGTGGTAAATGAATTAAAAACTAATGCTGACTATGTTTATTCTGAATGGTCAAATAGTTATGCTTCAACATTTATAGGTAATAGCTCAAGCAATGCGCAAGGTAGTTCTGTAAGTGATTTGGTTAATGCTTTAAATTTGCATTTTGAAACTTATATTCGAAAAGGTAAAATTGGATTACCATCTGGTGTTTTTAATGGCTTTACTCAAACACCGATGCCTAATCATGTTGAAGCTATGTATATTCAAGAATCTTTACCATACGTTTATCGTTCTCTAAGTTCTTTTCATAAATTTATTAATGGTAATAGTTATATAACAAATATGGCAGGTGAAGGCTTTGATGATTATTTAATATTTATAAATGCAACATCAAGTGGAATAGGATTGGAAACGGCTATAAATAATCAAATTAGTTCAATAAATGATAAACTTAATTTAATTAATGATCCATTAAGTAATGAAGTATTGACAAATAATCAAGCAGTTAAAGATGTTTATCAGCAAATGCAAATGTTGGTTCCTAAGATGAAAATAGAATTAACTGATGCTTTAGGTGTTTTAATTACTTATCAAGATAACGACGGAGATTGA
- a CDS encoding PIG-L family deacetylase, which translates to MKKIGLIVSLFVVLVGFAQQPKQLSSSEIYQKIQKLNVLGNVLYLAAHPDDENTRFIAYSANEKLYNTAYLSLTRGDGGQNLIGTEIREELGIIRTQELLAARRTDGGQQFFSRANDFGYSKNPEETLEIWDKDKILADVVWVIRKFRPDVIVCRFPTDGGGGHGHHTSSALLGVEAFDLAADKTKYPEQLKYVDVWQPKRIVVNTGRWWNDKISVNDPGVVAEDIGLYNNTLGISYNELAAKSRTMHKSQGFGSTGSRGELIEYFEHLKGEEAKHSLFEGYKTDWTRVKGSEKIESLINELVSNYNVEQPHLSVPQLINLKKEINQINDKFWKEIKLKEIDELIRNCMGIYFEARAQDYLTVPGDSIKVDFEFITRTYSNFKIKKIFSKELNLEMKMDSVLSQNKKIDYNHTFFVPRNIEISQPYWLKEEGTLGTYKVDDQLNIGKPENDSAINFKLVCELDGVEITYQIPLIYKWNDPVKGESYRPFVIVPPVFVNFSEQLQLFSNLNSREIELTIKSNSTNVNTKLKLDTPKGWELSQNSFDIKLAKKGEEQKMKVMLTPSVEAEIGDLKAMLTVNEKTYDKSINEIIYDHIPTQIYMPKAKSKLVFVDLKTKGNKIGYFNGAGDKIPEALTSIGYNVDEILESDLALDNLKQYNAIVVGIRAVNVNDRMEFIMPKLLAYAENGGTLIMQYNTSHRLKTDAFAPYNLKLSRDRVTEEDAEVTFLKPEHPVLNAPNKITKADFEGWVQERGLYFPNEWDEKYDAVLSWHDKNEPAKNGSLLVAKYGKGHYVYTGISFFRELPAAVPGAYRLFVNLISLGNE; encoded by the coding sequence ATGAAAAAAATAGGTTTAATTGTTTCTCTTTTTGTTGTTTTAGTTGGCTTTGCTCAGCAACCAAAACAACTATCATCATCAGAGATTTATCAAAAAATTCAAAAGTTAAATGTATTAGGAAATGTATTGTATTTAGCTGCTCATCCAGATGATGAGAATACTCGTTTTATTGCATATTCGGCAAACGAAAAATTATACAATACAGCTTACTTATCTTTAACGAGAGGTGATGGAGGTCAAAATTTAATTGGAACAGAAATTCGTGAAGAGCTTGGTATTATAAGAACACAAGAGCTATTGGCAGCTCGAAGAACAGATGGTGGACAACAATTTTTTAGTAGAGCAAATGATTTTGGATATTCTAAAAACCCTGAAGAAACGCTTGAAATTTGGGATAAAGATAAAATATTAGCTGATGTAGTTTGGGTAATTAGAAAATTCAGACCGGATGTAATTGTTTGTCGTTTCCCAACTGATGGTGGTGGTGGTCATGGTCATCATACTTCATCTGCATTATTAGGTGTTGAGGCTTTTGATTTAGCTGCTGACAAAACAAAATATCCAGAGCAATTAAAATATGTTGATGTATGGCAACCCAAGAGAATTGTTGTTAATACTGGTCGTTGGTGGAATGATAAAATATCGGTAAATGATCCAGGTGTTGTTGCAGAAGATATTGGTTTATATAATAACACATTAGGAATTTCATATAACGAACTGGCTGCGAAAAGTAGAACAATGCACAAAAGTCAAGGTTTTGGTTCAACAGGTAGTAGAGGAGAATTGATTGAGTATTTTGAGCATTTAAAAGGTGAAGAAGCTAAACATTCTCTTTTTGAAGGTTATAAAACTGATTGGACTAGAGTTAAAGGATCTGAAAAAATAGAATCGTTAATTAATGAGCTTGTTTCTAATTATAATGTTGAACAACCTCATTTATCAGTACCTCAATTAATCAATTTAAAAAAGGAAATCAATCAAATAAACGATAAATTTTGGAAAGAAATTAAGTTGAAAGAAATTGATGAATTGATTCGTAACTGTATGGGAATTTATTTTGAAGCAAGAGCTCAAGATTATTTAACTGTACCTGGTGATTCAATAAAAGTTGATTTTGAATTTATTACAAGAACTTATTCAAATTTTAAAATAAAAAAGATTTTTTCAAAAGAATTAAATCTTGAAATGAAAATGGACTCTGTTTTAAGTCAAAACAAAAAGATTGATTACAACCATACATTTTTTGTTCCAAGAAATATTGAAATATCTCAACCTTACTGGTTAAAAGAAGAAGGTACTTTAGGTACTTATAAGGTAGATGATCAATTAAATATAGGTAAACCAGAAAATGATTCAGCAATTAACTTTAAGTTAGTTTGCGAGTTAGATGGTGTAGAAATTACTTATCAAATACCATTAATTTATAAATGGAACGATCCGGTAAAAGGTGAGTCATATCGTCCATTTGTAATTGTACCTCCTGTTTTTGTAAACTTCTCAGAGCAATTACAGTTGTTTTCAAATTTAAATTCTAGGGAGATAGAATTAACAATCAAATCAAACTCAACAAACGTTAATACTAAGCTAAAGTTAGATACACCTAAAGGGTGGGAATTGTCGCAGAATAGCTTTGATATTAAGTTAGCAAAAAAAGGAGAAGAGCAGAAAATGAAAGTGATGTTAACTCCTTCCGTAGAAGCTGAAATAGGTGATTTAAAAGCTATGCTTACCGTTAATGAAAAAACTTATGATAAGTCTATAAATGAAATTATTTATGATCATATCCCTACACAAATTTATATGCCAAAAGCTAAGTCAAAGTTGGTTTTTGTTGATTTAAAAACAAAAGGAAATAAGATTGGTTATTTTAATGGTGCTGGAGATAAAATTCCAGAAGCTTTAACAAGTATCGGATATAATGTTGATGAGATTTTAGAGTCGGATTTAGCATTAGATAATTTAAAACAGTACAATGCAATAGTAGTTGGAATAAGAGCAGTAAATGTTAACGATAGAATGGAGTTTATTATGCCAAAATTATTAGCTTATGCTGAAAATGGCGGTACTTTAATAATGCAATACAATACAAGTCATCGTTTAAAAACAGATGCTTTTGCTCCTTACAATTTAAAACTTTCGAGAGATAGAGTTACAGAAGAAGATGCAGAGGTTACTTTTTTAAAGCCAGAGCACCCAGTTTTAAATGCGCCAAATAAAATTACAAAAGCTGATTTTGAAGGTTGGGTGCAGGAAAGAGGCTTGTATTTTCCGAATGAATGGGATGAGAAATACGATGCCGTTTTGAGTTGGCACGATAAAAATGAACCTGCTAAAAATGGTAGTTTGTTGGTAGCTAAATATGGAAAGGGACATTATGTTTATACTGGAATATCTTTCTTTAGAGAATTGCCAGCAGCAGTTCCGGGTGCTTACCGTTTATTTGTTAACTTAATAAGTTTAGGTAATGAGTAA
- a CDS encoding DUF4856 domain-containing protein has product MVNLKLVKALFIISIVIFSIGCSKDDESPIPVVEIPNPIEPSYSVPSTYNFVNASGASTVDFNGQKQRLEMAMELIDYIKTANTLGVSISASTLNNMYANTGYTWLDVPALGLTGSTKQLKDKTAEGDVGVQNMVENYFDSLEVLSNLNYDNSAGTYGFGGVWDNGVKSYLQAGSGIEYKEMVEKVLICAVFMNQMTINYLGSIANDDNDNILSGKTYTEMQHHWDEAYGYFTSEINYPTEGTDRFWGKYTFAREAVLGSATTISQAFRTGRAAIDNKDYLTRDVQIAIIRNEMEKICAGTAINYLNQAKSNLTNSVLKNHQLSEAKGLIDGLRYGYNSVSGNGMTSTEIDTALVYLNDFENITVSDINTLIDLVASKTGLTSVKTSL; this is encoded by the coding sequence ATGGTTAATTTAAAATTAGTTAAAGCTTTATTTATAATTTCAATTGTAATTTTTTCAATTGGTTGCTCTAAAGATGATGAGTCACCTATACCTGTGGTTGAAATACCAAACCCAATAGAGCCAAGTTATAGTGTTCCCTCTACATACAATTTTGTAAACGCTTCTGGAGCTAGCACTGTCGATTTTAATGGTCAGAAGCAGCGTTTAGAAATGGCAATGGAATTGATAGATTATATAAAAACTGCAAATACATTAGGAGTAAGTATTAGCGCTTCAACTCTTAATAATATGTATGCTAATACTGGGTACACTTGGTTAGATGTTCCTGCTTTAGGGTTAACGGGTTCAACTAAGCAATTAAAAGATAAAACAGCGGAAGGTGATGTTGGTGTTCAAAATATGGTTGAAAATTACTTTGACTCTCTAGAGGTATTAAGTAATCTTAATTATGATAATAGTGCTGGTACATACGGATTTGGTGGTGTTTGGGATAATGGTGTTAAAAGTTATTTACAAGCGGGTTCAGGAATAGAATATAAAGAAATGGTTGAGAAAGTGTTGATCTGTGCTGTGTTTATGAATCAAATGACAATTAATTATTTAGGGTCAATTGCTAATGATGATAATGATAATATCCTTTCAGGAAAAACTTACACTGAAATGCAACATCACTGGGATGAAGCATATGGATATTTTACTTCTGAAATTAATTATCCAACTGAAGGTACTGATAGGTTTTGGGGTAAGTATACTTTTGCAAGAGAAGCTGTTTTAGGGTCTGCAACGACAATTTCTCAAGCTTTTAGAACAGGAAGGGCAGCTATAGATAATAAAGATTATTTAACAAGAGATGTTCAAATAGCAATAATTAGAAATGAAATGGAAAAAATTTGTGCCGGAACAGCAATTAATTATTTAAATCAAGCTAAATCGAACCTTACAAACTCTGTTTTAAAAAATCATCAGCTTTCTGAAGCCAAGGGGTTAATTGATGGGTTAAGGTATGGTTATAATTCAGTTTCAGGAAATGGCATGACTTCAACTGAAATTGACACAGCTTTAGTTTATCTAAACGATTTTGAAAATATTACTGTTTCAGATATTAATACTCTAATAGATTTAGTTGCTTCAAAAACTGGATTAACTTCTGTTAAGACAAGTTTGTAA
- a CDS encoding response regulator transcription factor, with product MIDILIANNNLIVGEGLKTILQSRLRNRVLGVVDSKQALIKSSKKYFPDLIVIDYSNEKFGVDFIAEIKKIYKNTKILAITNVQPKQTIIKALKTGVDSYLLDDCQKPEILEAIEDTCNGKQFYCGHVIDILSDKDDQKIGCDGISLSDRELEVIRLISEGQTNKEIADTLCLSTHTVNTHRKNIMAKLGIKNTAGIVIYAIKENIINT from the coding sequence ATGATTGATATATTAATAGCAAATAACAACCTAATTGTTGGAGAAGGTCTGAAAACCATCCTGCAGAGCCGTCTTAGGAATAGGGTGTTAGGTGTTGTTGATTCTAAACAAGCATTAATAAAATCTAGCAAAAAGTATTTTCCTGATTTGATAGTTATTGATTATTCCAATGAGAAGTTTGGTGTTGATTTTATTGCTGAAATAAAAAAAATATACAAAAACACTAAGATTCTAGCAATAACTAATGTTCAGCCTAAGCAAACAATTATAAAGGCGTTAAAAACTGGTGTTGATAGTTATTTGTTAGATGATTGTCAAAAACCAGAGATTCTTGAAGCCATTGAAGATACTTGTAATGGCAAGCAATTTTATTGTGGGCATGTGATTGATATTTTATCAGATAAAGATGACCAGAAAATTGGCTGTGATGGTATTTCGTTATCTGATAGGGAACTAGAGGTTATTCGTTTAATTTCAGAAGGACAAACAAACAAAGAGATTGCCGATACTCTGTGTTTAAGTACGCACACCGTTAACACTCATCGTAAAAATATCATGGCTAAGCTAGGTATAAAAAATACCGCTGGCATTGTTATTTATGCGATTAAAGAAAATATAATCAATACATAA